From one Rhopalosiphum padi isolate XX-2018 chromosome 2, ASM2088224v1, whole genome shotgun sequence genomic stretch:
- the LOC132922217 gene encoding histone H2B-like, whose protein sequence is MAPGGKSAGKAMKKSSGKAQKNIAKSDKKRKPKRKESYAIYIYKVLKQVHPDTGVSSKAMSIMNSFVNDLFERIAAESSRLAHYNKRSTITSREIQTAVRLLLPGELAKHAVSEGTKAVTKYTSSK, encoded by the coding sequence ATGGCTCCAGGAGGTAAATCTGCAGGAAAAGCAATGAAAAAATCGTCCGGCAAGGCTCAAAAGAACATCGCCAAATCCGACAAGAAGCGCAAGCCAAAGAGGAAAGAATCGTACGCCATCTATATCTACAAAGTATTGAAGCAAGTACATCCCGATACTGGCGTCTCCTCGAAGGCTATGAGCATCATGAACAGTTTCGTCAACGATTTGTTCGAACGTATCGCCGCAGAATCCAGTCGTTTGGCTCACTACAACAAACGTTCGACAATTACTAGTCGGGAAATCCAAACTGCCGTCCGATTACTTTTACCCGGTGAATTGGCTAAGCACGCAGTCAGTGAAGGTACAAAAGCCGTCACTAAATACACCAGTtccaaataa